The following is a genomic window from Zalophus californianus isolate mZalCal1 chromosome 10, mZalCal1.pri.v2, whole genome shotgun sequence.
agaaaaaaaaattaaattttttatgtgtttttatattttatgtgttggtataaagatgaatatattatatattaaagcaTTTTTCTTCCACCTAAAAGTTTGgggttttgggggcgcctggctgactcagtcaatagagcatgtgactcttgagttcgagccccatgttgggtgtagagattgcttaaaaataaaatcttaaagtagtTACCCTATGACTCAGTGATTCCACCCCTAGGCATGTATCCAAGAACAGAAGACAGGTCCACACAAAACTTGTGCATGAACGCTCGtggcaacattattcataacagccaaaaagtgggaACAGCCCAACTGTCCGCCGAGGGGCCAGGAAACAAAATGCCCGGTCTCCGTACAGTGGAGGGAAAGTTCTGGAGCCCTAAGGAAGAACAGAGGCCGGccacacgctacaacatggatgaacctggacaACAgaacactaagtgaaagaagccagccccAGCTCGCCACTTGGGTGATTCTGTCGATGTGAAGTGTTCGGTACAGGGAAGTCCGTGGAGGCTGAGAGTAGACGGTTGCCGGTTGCCGGGGGAgcggggaatggggagtgacttaTCATGGGTACAGCGTGTTCTCTCGGGGTGATGCACACGTTCTGAACTtagtggtgatgtttgcacaaccttgtgaaaaCCCACTGTGctgtggatttttaaaaggatgaattttatgtgaattatcttttttcttaaattatatcttaacaaaaaaatagaacCCAAAGGACTAAAGTAAATGGGAGGCTTGTCAGCTGTCAAAGGTCCTTTCTCTGACTCCAGACTCCTGTTAGACAAGAATGTGGCCttgtggagggagggcagggtgcTGAGATGGCAGTAGGAccggggtggcgggggggtgggggggggggtgtgtgtggaggggggggtgctgtcctggggctggagctggacaGGTTGGCTTGGGCCTCTGCATCCTGCTCGCACTCCCTAGGTGGGGATGGAAGGCCAGAGGGAGGCTCTTGGCACCTGGAGTGCAGGAATCTCAGGCATGTGGCCCTGAGCCCAGGTTTCCAGAGACTGGGTCCTCTCCAGGGCAGGGAGGCTAGCTGGGAGCCCAATTCAGACATGGGACTCTGGTGGCCTGGCTGGCATCTGGGGGTCCGGTGGCATCCCCTTCAGTCCTGCACTGGGGCCTGGCACTAGCCTGCCCCACCctacagcccagcccagcccagccccctcaGGGTAGGCCGGGCTGGTGGGAGAGGGTGGGTACATTTACATTTTCAGGTCTTTCCAGGCCTTGGCCAGCCTCGCAGCCTGACTAACCGGCTCCTCCAGGCTCAAggcgctgggggcgggggtgtggcAGGAGGTAGCCAGATCAGCCCCAGGCTGTGGATGGGGAAGAAAGCTGAGCTCGGGCGGCCATCATGGGGCTCCCCCAGAGGCAGCCTGGCCCATCGGTCCTGCTCCTCCTCGTGGGGGCGCTGATCTGGCCCTCATCTTGTGTGAGCCTGGGTGAGTGGGGGTCCTGGCATGAATTCACCTGGCCGGACCCAAGGGGCTGGGACCACCCGCTGGGGTTATTGGATCCTGGGAGCCCCCCCACCTCCAACGGGGAGGCGGGGAGCAGGTCCCAGGACCCTCATGCCTATCTCCGTGGCCACAGAGCTGATCCCCTACACGCCGCAGATAACAGCCTGGGACCTGGAAGGAAAGGTCACAGCCACCACGTTCTCCCTGGAGCAGCCTCGCTGTGTCCTGGACGGGCATGCTGGCATTGCCAACACCATCTGGCTGGTGGTGGCCTTCAGCAATGGTGTGTCACGGTGCAGGTCTGGGGCTGAGGAGAGCTGGCCAGTGGTGGACCAGGCGTTGGGCTTTATCCTGAACGGGCTCTGAGAGGGTGACAAAGTAACCTGGTTTGTGCCTGGAGGGAGCCTCTGGGCCCTGAGGCGTGGAGGGGCCAGGCGGGCAGGGAGCCTTAGACCCAGCAAGGGGCTAGGCCCTCTAGCCCCCTCTGTCTGTCCCTTTCTTCTGCAGCCTCCAGGGACTTCCAGAACCCGCAGACACGAGCTGAGATCCCAGCCTTCCCACGGCTGCTCACTGATGGCCACTATATGacactgcccctctccctggaCCAGCTGCCCTGTGAGGACCCCGAGGGTGGCAGCAGGGACGTCCCCCTGCTGCGGGTTGGCAGTGACCCCGGCTGCCTTGCTGACCTCCACCAGCCACCCTACTGCAACAGCCCCCTCCCGAGCCCTGGACCTTACAGGTGGGTCACTCCACCTGGACCCTGGGACAGGGGCTGTGCTGGGGGAGAAGGGGTCTCGGGTTAGAGAGCTGCCCTTCCTAGCCTCTCCCCAGACCCTTCCCCTTCACAAGCTTTGGTTTATGCCTCTGTGGGGTCAAGGAGCAGCACTCATCCCAGTTGGGGGGCAGGCAGAATGTGGCCTTTCCGGGAAGCCTGCCCATGAGGAAGAAGTGGGCACCAAAGGGCTGGTGGGGTCTCAGGCCCAGAGTTGGGCGGTGGGGGGTGCTGGGCTGCAGCCACTAGCCCATGGGTAGATCTGGCAGGAATCTAAGCCCCAGGCTGAGTCCGGGGCCAAGCAGTGGGTATGAGGCAGGGAAGCAGGAAATAAGACTACCACCCACTTTCTCCGGtgaagaagctgaggcacagGGCACCATGGGCTTGTCAGGGTCACGGAGGGAGCCACAATGAGAGCAGGTGTCCAGATGGGGGCTGGTCCCGATATGCCCCAGAAGAGCCAGGCCCAGGGGTCCTCAGGGAGTCCAAGTCCGGCCGAGAAAACCAGCACGGGGTGCAGGGAAGGTGGGGCATGGTGTGGGCTGGACCCGCGCTTCCATCCacagcctccctctgcctctgcgcaACCCCTGCCCGGACAGGaccaccctcccacctcccccatgcCTACTTCCTGGCTCGGCTTCCTCTTACCTCCTGCCCCCATCCCTAGCAGCCACTGGAGCTGGCTGCCCTCGGTGCCAGACCGCCTGGGTCCCTCCATGCTCAGACACCTTCCAGGGCTCCCCACCTGGCACAAAGATACAACCAGACCTCCTCTGCGCGGCCTCTGGTGCCCTCAGTGCTCAGCCGGCCCCCGCCCTGGGACCCCAGGCTCTGAGTGCACCCTGaccacacccctccctccctggaccTTTG
Proteins encoded in this region:
- the UPK3B gene encoding uroplakin-3b isoform X1; this translates as MGLPQRQPGPSVLLLLVGALIWPSSCVSLELIPYTPQITAWDLEGKVTATTFSLEQPRCVLDGHAGIANTIWLVVAFSNASRDFQNPQTRAEIPAFPRLLTDGHYMTLPLSLDQLPCEDPEGGSRDVPLLRVGSDPGCLADLHQPPYCNSPLPSPGPYRVKFLLMDARGSPQAETRWSDPIALHQGKAPASIDTWPGRRSGDMIIITSILCSLAGLLLLAFLAASTACFSSLWWPEEAPEQLRIGSFMGKRYMTHHIPPSEAPTLPVGCEPGLDPLPSLSP